In Carya illinoinensis cultivar Pawnee chromosome 7, C.illinoinensisPawnee_v1, whole genome shotgun sequence, the following are encoded in one genomic region:
- the LOC122317421 gene encoding glucose-induced degradation protein 8-A homolog isoform X1, with product MDVDPRHYEHVAINDNDIRNVVLSYLVHNCFNETVESFITSTGMKQPADYLEGMEKRKRIFHFALEGNALKAIELTNQLATDLLEKKEDLHFDLLSIHFGELVRSRKCTEALEFAMSKLTPFGKVQKYIEKLEDFMALLAYEEPDKSPMFHLLSLDYRQQVADSLNRAILAHMNLPSYTAMERLIQQTTVVRQCLSQELGKDGLPPFSLKDFLKS from the exons ATGGACGTTGATCCCCGCCACTACGAACATGTT GCTATCAACGACAATGACATCCGCAATGTTGTTCTATCATATCTTGTCCATAATTGTTTCAATGAAACTGTGGAGTCATTCATCACTAGCACGGGGATGAAGCAGCCTGCTGATTATCTCGAGGgaatggagaaaagaaaaa GAATTTTTCATTTTGCCCTGGAGGGAAATGCACTTAAGGCCATTGAGCTGACAAATCAGCTGGCAACCGACTTGCTGGAGAAAAAGGAGGACTTGCATTTTGATCTATTAAGCATTCATTTTGGTGAACTTGTACGCTCTAGAAAATG CACAGAAGCTTTGGAGTTTGCCATGTCCAAGTTGACCCCTTTTGGGAAGGTGCAAAAATACATTGAGAAACTTGAA GACTTTATGGCGCTGCTAGCTTATGAAGAGCCAGATAAATCCCCAATGTTTCATCTGCTTAGCTTAGACTACAGGCAGCAAGTCGCAGATAGCTTGAATCGGGCAATTCTTG CACATATGAACCTCCCCAGCTACACAGCAATGGAAAGGCTGATACAACAGACAACAGTCGTCAGACAATGCTTAAGTCAGGAGCTTGGCAAG GATGGGCTTCCACCATTTTCCTTGAAGGATTTCCTCAAAAGCTGA
- the LOC122317421 gene encoding glucose-induced degradation protein 8-A homolog isoform X2: protein MDVDPRHYEHVAINDNDIRNVVLSYLVHNCFNETVESFITSTGMKQPADYLEGMEKRKRIFHFALEGNALKAIELTNQLATDLLEKKEDLHFDLLSIHFGELVRSRKCTEALEFAMSKLTPFGKVQKYIEKLEDFMALLAYEEPDKSPMFHLLSLDYRQQVADSLNRAILAHMNLPSYTAMERLIQQTTVVRQCLSQELGKVTCRS from the exons ATGGACGTTGATCCCCGCCACTACGAACATGTT GCTATCAACGACAATGACATCCGCAATGTTGTTCTATCATATCTTGTCCATAATTGTTTCAATGAAACTGTGGAGTCATTCATCACTAGCACGGGGATGAAGCAGCCTGCTGATTATCTCGAGGgaatggagaaaagaaaaa GAATTTTTCATTTTGCCCTGGAGGGAAATGCACTTAAGGCCATTGAGCTGACAAATCAGCTGGCAACCGACTTGCTGGAGAAAAAGGAGGACTTGCATTTTGATCTATTAAGCATTCATTTTGGTGAACTTGTACGCTCTAGAAAATG CACAGAAGCTTTGGAGTTTGCCATGTCCAAGTTGACCCCTTTTGGGAAGGTGCAAAAATACATTGAGAAACTTGAA GACTTTATGGCGCTGCTAGCTTATGAAGAGCCAGATAAATCCCCAATGTTTCATCTGCTTAGCTTAGACTACAGGCAGCAAGTCGCAGATAGCTTGAATCGGGCAATTCTTG CACATATGAACCTCCCCAGCTACACAGCAATGGAAAGGCTGATACAACAGACAACAGTCGTCAGACAATGCTTAAGTCAGGAGCTTGGCAAGGTAACCTGCCGTTCATGA